The sequence below is a genomic window from Paenibacillus sp. DCT19.
TTCTGGTTCAGCCGGGATCGCAGGGTCTTGAACCGGTGTAGGTGAAGCTGCAGGTGGTTCTGCATTATTCCCCATTAAAGCATACGTTCCTCCGGCAATGCCGAGAATCAGAATCACCACGAATGACCCTAGAAAAACATTTTTCCTCTTCCCGGTCAATAAACGTACCAGGGATGAAGATAACTCCGACTTCGCCCGGTCATAGGTTGGCTTCATGGTCTTACTAGCTCTAGCATAATATGGCTTAAAGGCTGACTTAGACTTGAAGGCTTCACGATCATGCGCCTTGAAGTACGCTACGATCGCATCGGAGTATGGCTTACTCGCTTGAGATCCCCGGACAAACAGCCGTTGATTGCCCGACCATTCCAGAAACGGATACAGACCTCGCTCACTGCCTGCTGTGCTCCGAACAAATTCAATCAGACCTGCATAGTCAAGCTTAGCCCCATTACCTCCACGATAAAAGGCAAGAGGCAAGGCTGCGAACGCATCCTGATCAGGACGTTCTCTAAGCTCATCGGCAAGCCAGCGTCTGGTCCAACGCTGGAGCTCATTACGCTCTGTAAGGGAGAGGGCTTCCAGATCCTCTTCATCACGACCTTCACCACTGAGCCAGGCTCTCGCGGCCAGCATCATGTTCGTGCGTGCGGATACATCTGAGCCCTGACGTGCAGCCCAATCCCGAACCTCACGATCATGCTGCAAAATATCAATGCTTAACAGATGTGCCCGGCTCACTCGCTCTAGGTCAAGATCTTGGATCAGGAAGAGATTAATGACGTAGGCAAGCTTATCCGCTAGACGGGTTAATTGCTCTTGATATGACAAGGCTGCAGCGTCAGCTCCAGATTTACGTTCTGGACGGGCAACGGCCTCCGATTGACCGATCTGTCCCGTAATCCCCATGTCCACAGGCTCTTCCATGGAAGTCGAGACACGGTCCAATACACTCACTCGACTGAGCGCTTCATTGGCGGATTGCACCGGATTCGGTGCAGAGCATAGTCGCTCACGGAGCTCTGTGGCTGTCCGTTCCAGCAAGAAAGCATTATGGATAGACGACGGATGGGATAGCACCCAATTTTCAATGACATCCACCACATTTGCCGCTGACTCTGTTTGTTTTAATTGAGCGTCCAGATAAGGCTCAAATAACAGCTTGGTCAATGATTCATTGGTTAACACCTTACCGAAAAATGCACGATTCAGCTCTTCATTCCGATTTAGCAAACTATATAATTCTTGAACGGCTCGCATACGTTTCTGTGTGCGCGCGTTGTTGATCGCATAGATGAAATAGTCCACGATTCGAGATTGCACGACTGGTGCGGCTACGGTGAAATAATCACTGATTCGAGCTGCAACCGGCTCCTCAGGCACATTTTCTCGTTTAACATTATTTAATTCCCGACTAAGCAGCGTCAGGAATAGCTCATTCAGACGAGCGCGGCGCTGGATGGCTGCTTCGGGTTTCAGATATGTAAGAAGCCCACTTAGCACACCGCTTTTGTTATTAAGGTATAAGTCTTCATGTCCCTGTTCAAGACGGTAAAACAGAGATAACTCCCCGTACGCTTCAACCGAAAGCTCACGTCCAGGCTCCATGCCTGACAGCATCTCGTCGGCAAAAGAATAAAACGGCGTGGCTGCCTCCGGATCATGCAGCAATGACCACGCAAAATCCATATAAGGAAGATTCGCCACTGCTGCATCCGCGTGGGTTACCCTGCCTGACATGAGATCAAACGTAAAGTCCTTCTCTGTATTACGATCTTTGGGACGAAGTGTGCCTCTCTCCACGAACTGAAGATGAATGCCTTTTTTGGCTTGCGGTTCCTTCGCAAACGTCATGAACCCAAGCTGTCTCCGGTAGGCGTAAGGTAGTGCCGTATAGAGCAGACGAAGCAACTCCTTCGCCCCTGCGGTGACTTGCTCTGCGGGCAGATCCAATGCGATATACACTTTACGGCGTGTCGCAACAGCCTGCATCACAGCATAGAGCAGACGCTTGAACAATGCCTCATTCAGTTTTAACCCCGCTAGAATCTCGCTAGGTGCGGCTGAAGACGCTTCAGAGCCCTGCCCAACTTCCCTCTCCCTTGTAGAAACACGCGGTAACACAGACAGCGCAGGCAGCACTGTACCTTGCTCGATGTCATAGGACGTGGCAAATGCCGTATCCAGCCAGCTACCCGTTCTCATCAGCTCTTCCGAGCGTTCAGGAGACAGTACATAGTTATGGGCGAAGAAAGCACTTCGAAGCCCAGTAAAGTCCGCCGCTTGGTACACATTCTGCCCTAGAATCGTCTCTCCACTGTCCAGATGCAGTAGATGTATTGCAGCTGGGAATTTGGTCTCGTCCTTCTCGCTCCGGCCAGTCAGCTCCGCAGGAGCATCATAGACACAGTACGGATGAAGTACTTTTTTGATAAAAGAAGGTTCCAGTCCCGGTGATGCCGCGACCGTATCGAAGCCTTCTGTGGTGCGAAATACCCCTCGCCGCTCTCGGGTATACATCTGCTGTTCAATCGGCGGGGTCATGGAAGACTGCATCATCCCACTCTCCCCTCAATGTACTTCAGCTTGTACAGTAGCCATAGGAATGGCTCGTCCACGCGGATCGGACTAACAACACCTTGTAGCTTCATATCTACCGGATTGCTTCCTAGTGCGGACACAGCGAAGTATGCCGTATCTTTGAAGTAGACATCCATTGTGCCTTTGAACGGACGATCCACCTTCTCAATAAAGCGGCGAATCTCTCCATCGATATTTTCAAACTCCGTCAAGTCGAACCAATCGCGGTGTACCATGTTACGGAACACGTTGCTGTTGGATTTGATGTAATCGCCATCCTCATCCTTCAGGGAATGCAGCATGTCACTTTTGGTCAGCACAACGGCTGTTGGAATGTTTGTTTTTGCCTTGTCTTGATAAGCGATAAAGTCACCGAACAATGTCAGTACCACGTCGCGCGGTTCATCATATCGTGGTGTCCACTCACCCGGCTCATTGCCGAGGTTAATCCGGATTTTGTCCCGAATGGAGCGAATCTGAAGTGGGTCAACCATAAACAGAATGCCGGCTGAATTTTTGATATGCTGTCCGTGAAGTCCCAGATAATCCTGCTCCACCATACCTTCACCAGCCACGTCAAAAAACACCAATGTCAGTGGAGCTTTATCTTCGTCCTTGAACACAAATTGGAAAATAAACGGCTCCTGCAGCTTCTCCTTCTGCGTTGAATCCAGCAGATCCCCCCGCTCAAACAACGGCTCTTCATAATCCGCACGGAATCTACGGCTAATCTCTGCATTCAGCGGCATACAAGCAGCATCAAAATGATCGGCTGTGTAATGCTGTAACGTATGGATGAGCGATGTCATGTACACCGATTTACCCACTTGGGAAGCCCCAATAATGGATATGATATTGCTTGGCGCCTTGCCTGCTGTCACAGGTAGCTCATTATGACAATGCGGGCACAGTCTGCGGCGGGTAACGACACCATACCGATCATTTAATCCCATCACAATGTTATCTGAATAAATGCGATGCTCCTCTGGTACGTCATGCGGGGCAAGCACGGCCTCCATATCAAACACCGTATCAAGCCCAAAGCGTTCACGATAACGATTCAGCTTCGCATCTTCCCCGAGTGCGTAGTCTTCATCGTCGTCTCGGTGATGAGCTGCTCGGAATACAACCTCTTCCGGCGAGAATTTACTGAAACAATAGGGACATACAATATCGTAAAATAGCGGCCGTTCTTCTGGCTGCTGTCTTTTCAAAAAACGACTAAAAAAGCTCATAGCCACTCCCCTCCCCTAATTGAAAGTCAACCTATTCATTAGTCCGATATTAGCCGGTACACCGTTCCATACTTGGGGCCGTCCGTGAAGAATAGTCTGACGTATTCATCCTTCCCGACCTCAACAGGCGGCATCTCATTTCTTCCAGGTGCAAAATCATTTACAAATGGATACACCGTACCGTCTTCCTTGTTAAGCGGGACACTCCCCTGTTTACGAACATAACAGAGAGCCTCCTTCGGAACCGGTGCTTCGGTCGTAACGGTCATGAATACACTTTTTCTTTTCTGAAAAAAACCACTCTTATACCGAATGGAAAATCGAATATCCGCCTTGCCTGCACTCGCCATCACCGTGTTCTCATCGTTCGACTGACGGAGCAAGACAGGCTCGGCATCATCCATCCTGCAGATATAAACCGTATAACGGATCGCTCCAAAACCGGTTATCCGATCCACGTATCCGTTACTTGCTTTGTATTCCTCACGCGTATAGAGCTTCAACTTACCTTGCGCATGTGCATCGCCGCTGTTCTCCTTGCCCAGCATCGCAACCTCCAGCCGTTCAACATACACAGCCTCGACAGCCTCTGGCCAGAGCCAGCGGAGCGTACACATGCCCTCGTCCACCGCCAGTGTCAGTTTGCGAATGGTGGGCGCCGAAGGATCTGCATCTGTAAATTGCATGTTCCTAAGACCTCCCGATGTTTAGAATCCTTTGCTTCGTGTGTCTCTTGCGCGCCCTCCGAACCCTTCTGCCGAAGCGTTCCCTCTTCTGGCATCGCGCCGGCCGCGATTGCTCCGTGGTGTATTCTCCTTCATCGGAATAATCCATGTAAACAGGGTCAATACGGAAGCCAGCAGGAGCATTGCGCCAAGCCTTACAAATGCATCGCCGACAGGTGATCCGTCCAGCCCCCATTCTAGAAGGAGACCGGCTAACAGACCTGAGACTGCTCCACCGACGCCGAAGCTGAGCGCCAGATGACGATTATCAAATACCAGTCCAAGAGATACACCCAGCGCTACCCCAATCAACAGCAGGGCAGCTACGCGGAAAATAGCCAGATACGTGCTATGCTCCATCATACCCGTACGTTCCGTAACCAGTGTTCGCTCATCAATCGTATCGTAAATCTGCTGGAATGCCAGGTTAAGCCCACCTGCATCCGGCACATCATAATAAAGGCCACCTGTCTGCCCAGCAATGCTGCGCAAAAGATCCGTTCCCGAAGGGTCTACCAAGCTGAGTCCCACCGTGTTGACCGCAATCTGTTCATTCACGTATTCCGATAGAATGCCAGACGTATCGACTTCACTCATACCGTCAGATAACAATATCGCAACGGTACCACGCTTCGGATCTTGTTTGCCCTTAATCTGTTCCATCGCTTCTTTCAAAGCCGCATCAAAATTCGTTCCGCCTGAGGTTGTCACGATGCTATCGATTTTGTCATATACCTCATTCTTAGCTGCTTCATTATCCAGCGCAATGAACGGCTGCAACAGTTCTGGCTCATCCGCAAATGTAATGACGGCTACCTGCTTATCGCTCTCCATTTGGCTAATCAGCGTCTTCGCGGCCTCAAAGCGGCCATTATTCGGATCGGTCTCTGTCATGCTGCCTGAATTGTCAATCATGAGCACGATATCCTTGACCTGCTTCACACCGCCTGGATTGATCTGATACAGCAGTTGTACTACTAGCCCCACCACGAATAAGAGTGCGAGTGTTGCCGGGACAAGTAATTTCCAAGATAAGCTCAGATATCGCAGCTTCCATGAAGCACCGTTAAGCTTCGGTGAGATCATCTCAGCAAGTAGGCAGAATAGACCCACACTTAGTGCAACAACACCGAAATATAATCCCATCAGCAACAGACGAGGCATCTCTCCAAGCCACTGATGCAGCATGATTTCCCCTGCCGCAAATCCTACTGCTCCGCCAACGAGGCTGAACAGTACCAGGAGAAGATTGATTTTTCGCTGCATGTTCACATGCATCCTTTCTACACCAGCCCTTAATGAGGCTGAATTAATACAAGCGTGAGTGATGACGAGGGCTGGCTACCGCACGGGAGACAGTTTGTCCGCAAGACCTTCAGGATGCAGCTCATATCCGTTATCTGTATAGGACTCGTAATATACCTTGGCATTACGATAGACCATCAGATCCTCGAGATGGAAGCCTCCCATAAGATTCAATTTCTCTACGCCGCTGCTGCGCTCTTCATACACGACACCAAGCTTGTAGATTCGTGAAGTTTCCTCGGCATGTGCCGCATAGTCCATGAAGGCACTATCATGGTCGCCAAAGAAATACTTTTCTTCGTACCGATGTTCCTGCGTATAATCGAACACCCTAACACGTACAACAGCCTGATCCTCTAACGTGCGATATAATCGACGGAACAGGTCATCACGCGTTAACACATTTTTATCTCCATACGTAATCGTGACATTGGCACGCTGTAATAGCTCTTCTTCAAAAGGGACACGCAACGGTTCAGCGCTCAGTAACAGCGCATGACATACGTCCATAAGACGCTCCAATACACGTTCCTTGCCCCGCGTAGCCAGATGGTTCATATCCCCCATATAGCGGTCTTCAAACCATACGGCCCGTCCACGCTTGGCCTCTAGATCCGTAACTAGGTCTTCCGTCACTTTGCCGTAGTATTCCATGACATTTTGTCCAATGTACTCATCCGCTGCGGCTATGCTCGCTTCGGCTGTCTCACGCAATGTTTGTTCCAGTCCCTCAAGGACTGGGTGATGCCTCGACTAAAAGCGTGAAGCTGCTCCATCTCCGTATCGTAGATGCGCAGCAATTGCAGTTCATTTTCAATCCGTAATAACTCCACCTTCGGTACATACACTCGTTCAAGGATACAGTCAATCACGTTGCGTACATTTTGTTTATCACGGAATAAGGCTCTTTTGAACGGTTGATCCTGTACCTGCTCCTGCAACCGCTGCTCAAGAACAGCTCGTGCCGATTCAAGCTGCATGGATTTGTCCCGAATCAATCCAAGCAAGCCTTCCCGTACACTTCCCATTCCATGATTACTCCAAGCCGCCCACTGGAAGTAACCTACCTCCGGGTGTTCATCCCGAGCTTGTTCTGCCTGCTGACGAAGAGCACCTTCGGTACTCCGCTGACGTACACGCTCTTCGACCTTACGTGCCACATTATCACGGAAGTACGCTTCAGCTCCATGACCGAACAGCGCTCTCTCCGCTTCACGTAGCGATAGCGGCTTGAGATCAGCATAGCTGACGTTATGGGTCATGATGCCGCTCATACCACTGACCAGATCCTCACCTGGTAATAGCCCATCAATCTTACGTTCTATTGTAATC
It includes:
- a CDS encoding beta-mannanase, which codes for MQFTDADPSAPTIRKLTLAVDEGMCTLRWLWPEAVEAVYVERLEVAMLGKENSGDAHAQGKLKLYTREEYKASNGYVDRITGFGAIRYTVYICRMDDAEPVLLRQSNDENTVMASAGKADIRFSIRYKSGFFQKRKSVFMTVTTEAPVPKEALCYVRKQGSVPLNKEDGTVYPFVNDFAPGRNEMPPVEVGKDEYVRLFFTDGPKYGTVYRLISD
- a CDS encoding VWA domain-containing protein, with translation MQRKINLLLVLFSLVGGAVGFAAGEIMLHQWLGEMPRLLLMGLYFGVVALSVGLFCLLAEMISPKLNGASWKLRYLSLSWKLLVPATLALLFVVGLVVQLLYQINPGGVKQVKDIVLMIDNSGSMTETDPNNGRFEAAKTLISQMESDKQVAVITFADEPELLQPFIALDNEAAKNEVYDKIDSIVTTSGGTNFDAALKEAMEQIKGKQDPKRGTVAILLSDGMSEVDTSGILSEYVNEQIAVNTVGLSLVDPSGTDLLRSIAGQTGGLYYDVPDAGGLNLAFQQIYDTIDERTLVTERTGMMEHSTYLAIFRVAALLLIGVALGVSLGLVFDNRHLALSFGVGGAVSGLLAGLLLEWGLDGSPVGDAFVRLGAMLLLASVLTLFTWIIPMKENTPRSNRGRRDARRGNASAEGFGGRARDTRSKGF